The following are encoded together in the Bradyrhizobium genosp. L genome:
- a CDS encoding chloride channel protein — translation MSVISTKSSASAKASHKASHLLSDFTTDPRVVIISAIAVFVASAGVLAGAGLLQLIKLATNIAYFGRFSFADLKLQDSPLGLWTVLVPVAGSLIIGLMARFGSEKIRGHGIPEAIEAILLGRSRLDPKVAILKPLSSAISIGTGGPFGAEGPIIMTGGAIGSLIAQMLPVSDNERKTLLVAGAAAGMTTVFGTPIAAIMLAVELLLFEWTPRSFIPVTVAAVVAAVERSLLHMPAPLFPFAGGVDISVLQLGAWMLIGILSGLLSGVLTQLVYGCEDFFLKLPIHWMWWPLIGGLVVGLGGLIEPQALGVGYDNLASMLRGDVVLKAALLLLVVKAVIWSVALGSGTSGGVLAPLLIMGGAMGTALSGYLPDASPGFWALLAMAATMGGTMRSPLTATFFAVELTGNTHVLLPLIAACGTAHGVTVLLMRRSILTEKVARRGHHLVREYRVDPFALTRVRDVMTKAVESVSDTMTLHGAAAFLTNPKTGHPSFPVVDANHHVLGVIDPPSVLRWRRAGKHRTATLKQLLAGSKISVAYPDEFLDRLADRLMQVNISHLPVISREDQRLVGYIGWKDLMRVRARSQAQETQKTAFFGARQA, via the coding sequence ATGAGCGTCATTTCCACCAAATCGAGCGCCTCCGCCAAAGCCAGCCACAAGGCGAGCCACCTGTTGAGCGACTTCACGACCGATCCGCGCGTCGTGATCATCTCGGCGATCGCGGTGTTTGTCGCCAGCGCCGGCGTGCTGGCCGGGGCCGGGCTGCTGCAACTGATCAAGCTTGCCACCAACATCGCCTATTTCGGCCGGTTCAGCTTCGCCGATCTGAAGCTGCAGGATTCGCCGCTCGGCCTGTGGACGGTGCTGGTCCCCGTCGCGGGTTCGCTGATCATCGGCCTGATGGCGCGTTTCGGCAGCGAGAAGATCCGCGGCCACGGCATTCCGGAAGCCATCGAAGCCATCCTGCTCGGCCGGTCCCGGCTCGACCCCAAGGTGGCGATCCTGAAGCCGTTGTCGTCGGCGATATCGATCGGCACCGGCGGCCCGTTCGGCGCCGAGGGTCCGATCATCATGACCGGCGGCGCGATCGGCTCGCTGATCGCACAGATGCTCCCGGTCAGCGACAATGAGCGCAAGACACTGCTGGTGGCGGGCGCCGCCGCCGGCATGACCACCGTGTTCGGAACGCCGATCGCCGCGATCATGCTCGCGGTCGAGCTCCTGCTGTTCGAATGGACGCCGCGCAGCTTCATCCCCGTCACCGTCGCCGCCGTGGTGGCCGCGGTCGAGCGCAGCCTGCTGCACATGCCGGCGCCGCTGTTCCCGTTCGCCGGCGGCGTCGACATCTCCGTGCTCCAGCTCGGCGCCTGGATGCTGATCGGAATCCTCTCCGGGCTGTTGTCGGGCGTGCTGACCCAGCTCGTCTATGGCTGCGAGGACTTCTTCCTGAAGCTGCCGATCCACTGGATGTGGTGGCCGCTGATCGGCGGCCTGGTGGTCGGCCTCGGCGGGCTGATCGAGCCGCAGGCGCTCGGTGTCGGCTACGACAATCTCGCTTCGATGCTGCGCGGCGACGTGGTGCTGAAGGCCGCGCTGCTGCTGCTCGTGGTGAAGGCCGTGATCTGGTCGGTCGCGCTCGGCTCAGGCACCTCGGGCGGCGTGCTGGCGCCGCTGTTGATCATGGGCGGCGCGATGGGCACGGCGCTGAGCGGCTATCTGCCGGACGCGAGCCCCGGATTCTGGGCGCTCCTGGCGATGGCGGCGACGATGGGCGGCACGATGCGCTCGCCCCTGACCGCGACCTTCTTCGCCGTTGAGCTCACCGGCAACACCCACGTGCTGCTGCCGCTGATCGCGGCTTGCGGCACCGCGCATGGCGTCACGGTGCTGCTGATGCGGCGCTCGATCCTCACCGAGAAGGTCGCGCGGCGTGGCCACCATCTGGTGCGCGAATATCGCGTCGATCCCTTTGCGTTGACGCGGGTGCGCGACGTCATGACCAAGGCGGTCGAGAGCGTCTCCGATACCATGACGCTGCATGGCGCGGCCGCCTTCCTGACCAATCCGAAGACCGGACATCCGAGCTTCCCGGTGGTCGATGCCAACCATCACGTGCTCGGGGTGATCGATCCGCCGTCGGTGCTGCGCTGGCGCCGCGCCGGCAAGCACCGCACCGCGACGCTCAAGCAGCTGTTGGCGGGCAGCAAGATCTCCGTCGCCTATCCCGATGAATTCCTCGATCGGCTCGCCGACCGCCTGATGCAGGTCAACATCTCGCATCTGCCGGTGATCTCGCGCGAGGATCAGCGCCTCGTCGGCTACATCGGCTGGAAGGATCTGATGCGCGTGCGTGCCAGGTCGCAGGCGCAGGAAACCCAGAAGACAGCCTTCTTCGGCGCACGGCAAGCCTGA
- a CDS encoding N-acyl-D-amino-acid deacylase family protein has protein sequence MTSTPDLVIRGGTIADGKGGDLYEADVAISGGKISEVGKVQAKGKEEIDARGKLVTPGFVDVHTHYDGQVTWSQDITPSSQNGVTTAIMGNCGVGFAPCRPSDHVRLIQLMEGVEDIPEPVLNAGIPWAWESFPDYMEWLSKRDFDIDIGAQLPHAALRVYVMGERGARRDPATAEDNLAMAKLAGDAVRSGALGFSTSRTLNHRTSTGDYTPTLKAGEDELTAIAGAMHGVGRSVLQFVLDQSTVHEDLPMMLRVAENTKCPISFSVAQADKAPRRWRQTMDTINEAAGRGLSITTQIAARPVGLLLGLELSRNPFQTHPTYRAIAKLPLAERIVQLRKPEVRAAILNETPTSTDDPLFFRPNYDKMYLLGDPPDYEQPPENALGAQARRQGRRPEELAYDAMLTDEGRGMLYVPFLNYADGNLDAVREMLREPSAVPGLSDGGAHCGIICDASFPTYLLTHWTRDRSRGEKLSIPFVVAAQSRKTALSVGLTDRGVIAPGFKADVNVIDYDRLHLHPPKVHYDLPVGGRRLLQQVDGYDATIVSGVVTRRGGQATGARPGKLVRGAQGLH, from the coding sequence ATGACCTCGACCCCCGACCTCGTGATCCGCGGCGGCACAATCGCCGACGGCAAGGGTGGCGACCTCTATGAAGCCGATGTCGCCATCAGCGGCGGCAAGATCAGCGAAGTCGGCAAGGTGCAGGCCAAAGGCAAGGAAGAGATCGACGCGCGCGGCAAGCTCGTCACGCCCGGCTTCGTCGACGTCCACACCCATTACGACGGCCAGGTGACCTGGAGCCAGGACATCACGCCGTCATCGCAGAACGGCGTCACCACCGCGATCATGGGCAATTGCGGCGTCGGCTTCGCGCCGTGCCGGCCGAGCGATCACGTCCGGCTGATCCAGTTGATGGAAGGCGTCGAGGACATCCCGGAGCCGGTGCTCAATGCCGGCATTCCCTGGGCCTGGGAAAGCTTCCCCGACTACATGGAATGGCTGTCGAAGCGCGATTTCGACATCGATATCGGCGCGCAACTGCCACATGCCGCGCTGCGGGTCTATGTGATGGGCGAGCGCGGCGCACGCCGCGATCCGGCTACGGCGGAGGACAACCTCGCGATGGCGAAACTCGCCGGCGACGCGGTGCGATCCGGTGCGCTCGGCTTCTCGACCTCGCGCACCCTCAATCACCGCACCTCGACCGGCGATTACACACCGACGCTGAAAGCTGGTGAAGATGAGCTGACCGCGATCGCCGGCGCGATGCACGGCGTCGGCCGCAGCGTGCTGCAATTCGTGCTCGACCAGAGCACCGTGCACGAGGACCTGCCGATGATGCTGCGGGTTGCCGAGAACACCAAATGTCCGATCTCGTTCTCGGTGGCGCAGGCCGACAAGGCGCCGCGTCGCTGGCGTCAGACCATGGACACCATCAACGAGGCCGCCGGTCGCGGCCTGTCGATCACCACCCAGATCGCCGCGCGCCCGGTCGGGCTGCTGCTTGGACTGGAATTGTCGCGCAATCCCTTCCAGACCCATCCGACCTATCGTGCGATCGCAAAACTGCCGCTGGCCGAGCGAATTGTGCAATTGCGCAAGCCCGAAGTCCGCGCTGCGATCCTGAATGAAACGCCGACCTCGACCGACGATCCGCTGTTCTTCCGTCCGAACTACGACAAGATGTATTTGCTCGGCGATCCTCCGGACTACGAACAGCCGCCGGAAAACGCGCTCGGCGCGCAGGCGCGTCGTCAGGGTCGCCGACCGGAAGAACTCGCCTACGACGCGATGCTGACCGACGAAGGCCGCGGCATGCTCTATGTGCCGTTCCTCAATTACGCCGATGGCAATCTCGATGCGGTGCGCGAAATGTTGCGTGAGCCGAGCGCAGTGCCGGGCCTCTCCGACGGCGGCGCGCATTGCGGCATCATCTGCGACGCCAGCTTCCCGACCTATCTGCTGACGCACTGGACCCGCGACCGCAGCCGCGGTGAAAAGCTGTCGATCCCGTTCGTGGTCGCGGCGCAGTCGCGCAAGACCGCGCTGTCGGTCGGGCTCACCGATCGCGGCGTGATCGCACCCGGCTTCAAGGCCGACGTCAACGTGATCGACTACGACCGACTGCATTTGCATCCGCCCAAGGTGCATTACGACCTCCCGGTCGGCGGCCGCCGCCTGCTGCAGCAGGTCGACGGCTACGATGCGACGATCGTGTCGGGCGTCGTCACCCGCCGCGGCGGCCAGGCCACCGGCGCAAGGCCGGGCAAGCTCGTGCGCGGCGCGCAGGGATTGCATTAG
- a CDS encoding glutathione S-transferase family protein, which translates to MTRYRLHCIGASGNSYKLALYLNCAGLDWEPVGVDFAGGQTRDPAWRASTNAMGEVPVLDVDGQLMSQSGAILVWLAETTGKFAPTDDQRYEALRWIMFDNHKFTNNHAMHRFQSSFMPEPVHPAILSFLRARTEASFAIADRHLRDRAFMLGDSPTIVDFSMAGYVYYPKEETGFDIATDFPSLDAWRERIAALPGWKPPYELMPVGSDLRRTMRR; encoded by the coding sequence ATGACCCGCTACAGACTCCATTGCATCGGTGCGTCCGGCAATTCCTACAAGCTGGCGCTCTATCTGAATTGCGCCGGTCTCGACTGGGAGCCGGTCGGGGTCGACTTTGCCGGCGGCCAGACCCGCGATCCAGCCTGGCGCGCCAGCACCAACGCCATGGGCGAGGTGCCGGTGCTGGATGTCGACGGCCAGCTGATGTCGCAGTCAGGCGCGATCCTGGTCTGGCTTGCGGAAACCACCGGCAAGTTCGCGCCGACCGACGACCAGCGCTACGAAGCCCTGCGCTGGATCATGTTCGATAATCACAAGTTCACCAACAATCATGCGATGCACCGGTTTCAGAGTTCGTTCATGCCGGAGCCGGTGCATCCAGCGATCCTGTCGTTCCTGCGCGCACGCACCGAGGCGAGCTTTGCGATCGCCGACAGGCATCTCCGCGATCGTGCCTTCATGCTCGGCGACAGCCCGACCATCGTGGATTTCTCGATGGCAGGCTATGTGTACTACCCCAAGGAGGAGACCGGCTTCGACATCGCGACGGATTTTCCGTCGCTCGATGCTTGGCGCGAGCGTATCGCCGCGCTGCCCGGCTGGAAGCCGCCGTATGAGCTGATGCCGGTTGGCTCGGATCTGCGGCGCACGATGCGCCGATAG
- a CDS encoding ABC transporter ATP-binding protein, whose protein sequence is MLRITGLTKSYRSASEDVAVLRGVDLAVASGESVALSGESGSGKSTLLHLIAGLDAADGGEIRLADTIVSGLNDAGRAELRRDRLGLVFQQFNLIPSLTVSDNLVFQSRIAGRHDANWHDELVERLGLKSLLKRYPEQLSGGQQQRVAIGRALAPKPLLLLADEPTGNLDEDTADEVLRLARDLVARTGCGFLMVTHSARLAATLDRQVTLHAGVIA, encoded by the coding sequence CTGCTCCGCATCACCGGACTGACCAAGAGCTATCGCTCGGCGAGCGAGGATGTCGCCGTGCTGCGCGGCGTCGATCTCGCCGTCGCAAGCGGCGAGAGCGTCGCGCTTTCCGGCGAATCCGGCAGCGGCAAGAGCACGCTGCTGCACCTGATCGCGGGGCTGGACGCCGCCGATGGCGGCGAGATCAGGCTCGCCGATACTATCGTCTCCGGGCTCAACGATGCCGGCCGCGCCGAATTGCGCCGTGACCGGCTCGGCCTCGTGTTCCAGCAGTTCAATCTGATCCCGAGCCTGACGGTATCGGACAATCTCGTCTTCCAGTCACGCATCGCCGGCCGGCACGATGCCAACTGGCATGACGAGCTGGTCGAGCGGCTCGGCCTGAAAAGCCTGCTCAAGCGCTATCCCGAGCAATTGTCCGGCGGCCAGCAGCAGCGCGTCGCGATCGGCCGCGCGCTGGCGCCGAAGCCCTTGCTGCTGCTCGCCGACGAGCCGACCGGCAATCTCGACGAGGACACCGCCGACGAGGTGCTGCGGCTGGCGCGCGATCTCGTGGCGCGCACCGGCTGCGGCTTCCTGATGGTCACCCACAGCGCACGGCTTGCCGCGACGCTGGACCGCCAGGTCACGCTCCACGCCGGGGTGATCGCGTGA
- a CDS encoding MFS transporter: protein MTTQPTPRATPEGAWKITFLLFLFMVVNFADKIVVGLAGVPIKTEMGLTQEQFGTLGSSFFYLFAISAIVVGFIVNSVQTRWVLLILALIWSLAQFPMLGTVSFTTLMICRIILGAGEGPGFSVAAHAIYKWFPDEKRTLPTAILSQGSAFGVILAVPALNWIIVNHSWHYAFGALGVAGLLWTFAWFALGKEGPLVPAAAIAASEARIPYWKLLTSRTFIGCVIATFGAYWALSLGLTWFTSFIIEGLGFSQQQAGFVSILPWIFGATIVILTGWISQLMLARGFTTRGARGVLGSVPLIVGGCILATLPHVAPGGLMIALLVIGSGLCGSIYVVCPPMLGEFTPVSQRGAVIAIYGALYTISGILAPMVMGGVIQHAATPIEGYMTGFTINAAIMAGSGVLGLLLLWPNTERARLTGRADAQPKFAGAR, encoded by the coding sequence ATGACGACGCAACCGACGCCCAGGGCAACGCCCGAGGGCGCCTGGAAGATCACCTTCCTCCTGTTCCTGTTCATGGTGGTGAATTTTGCGGACAAGATCGTGGTTGGGCTTGCCGGCGTGCCGATCAAGACCGAGATGGGCCTCACCCAGGAGCAGTTCGGGACGCTCGGTTCGTCCTTCTTCTACCTGTTCGCGATCTCGGCGATTGTGGTCGGCTTTATCGTCAACAGCGTGCAGACCCGCTGGGTGCTGTTGATCCTGGCGCTGATCTGGTCGCTGGCGCAGTTTCCGATGCTCGGCACCGTCAGCTTCACCACGTTGATGATCTGCCGCATCATCCTCGGCGCCGGCGAGGGGCCCGGCTTTTCGGTTGCCGCGCATGCCATCTACAAATGGTTCCCGGATGAGAAGCGCACGCTGCCGACCGCGATCCTGTCGCAGGGCTCGGCGTTCGGCGTGATCCTCGCTGTGCCGGCGCTGAACTGGATCATCGTCAATCACAGCTGGCATTATGCGTTCGGGGCGCTCGGCGTCGCAGGCTTGCTCTGGACTTTCGCCTGGTTCGCGCTCGGCAAGGAGGGGCCGCTGGTGCCTGCCGCTGCGATCGCCGCCAGCGAGGCGCGAATCCCGTATTGGAAGCTTCTGACCTCGCGCACCTTCATCGGCTGCGTGATCGCGACCTTCGGCGCCTATTGGGCCTTGTCGCTCGGGCTCACCTGGTTCACCTCCTTCATCATCGAAGGACTCGGCTTCAGCCAGCAGCAGGCCGGCTTCGTCTCGATCTTGCCTTGGATATTCGGTGCAACGATCGTGATCCTCACCGGCTGGATTTCGCAGTTGATGCTGGCGCGCGGTTTCACCACCCGTGGCGCGCGCGGCGTGCTCGGTTCGGTGCCGTTGATCGTCGGCGGCTGCATTCTTGCCACGCTGCCGCATGTAGCGCCCGGTGGGCTGATGATCGCGCTGCTGGTGATCGGCTCCGGCTTGTGCGGCTCGATCTATGTGGTCTGTCCGCCGATGCTCGGCGAGTTCACGCCGGTGTCGCAGCGCGGCGCCGTGATCGCGATCTACGGCGCGCTCTACACGATCTCCGGCATTTTGGCGCCGATGGTGATGGGTGGCGTGATCCAGCATGCGGCGACGCCGATCGAAGGCTACATGACCGGCTTCACCATCAATGCGGCGATCATGGCCGGCTCCGGCGTGCTCGGCTTGCTGCTGCTGTGGCCCAACACCGAGCGCGCCAGACTGACCGGGCGGGCGGACGCACAGCCCAAATTTGCGGGAGCGCGATGA
- a CDS encoding ABC transporter permease, translating to MRRPLWILAVLLSHWRRHPMQLATLLIGLISATALWSGVQALNQQARNAYDRAAATFGGARTAMLVAKDGATFPQKWFVDLRRAGWPVSPMLEGRIQIDGRSYRLLGVEPVTLPTEVGNAPAVARGNLQAFVTPPGEMLVAPETLRDLGLKPGERPQANGVALPPLRVQSELTPGALVVDIGIAQTILKLPDQVSRLLVGKSKAPRATLDSIVGDKLRLVAPSAESDLERLTDSFHLNLTAFGLLSFFVGLFIVNSAVGLAFEQRLPMLRTLRACGVSARLLNTVLVIELVSLALIAGLIGLVCGYLIAAALLPDVAASLRGLYGAQIPGELSLKPAWWFAGIAISIVGALAAAAASLAKAIRMPVLSTAQPQAWQQAQRRWLMVQSTAALAVFAAAAGLIRFGDSLIAGFAVLAALMLGAALILPMVLQIALSLGQRSARQPVSIWFWADSRQQLSGLSLALMALLLALAVNVGVGTMVSSFNRTFLVWLDGRLAADVYINASSDTQAKEIKAWLRERPEVEAILPGGRADSQFGGAPIEVLGLPDHAIYRDNWPLLDSAANAWVKLRPGDTCLVSEQLSRRMKLGLGDRIEVPTPGGPWPLEIVGIYADYGNPKGQIAVNFAALTRYFPQTPLTRMGLRVVPDKIPPLIAALQQKFELDDRNVADQATMKAESKRIFNRTFSVTAALNAFTLGVAGIALLTSLLTLANSRLPQLAPLWAIGLTRRRLAALELLKTMAVALITALFALPLGLLVAWCLLAIVNVKAFGWRLPFHVFPLQLIELLAVAMAAALCAAALPVARLARMQPARLIRIFVNER from the coding sequence GTGAGGCGACCTCTCTGGATACTGGCCGTGCTGCTCAGCCACTGGCGGCGACATCCGATGCAGCTCGCGACGCTGCTGATCGGCCTGATCTCGGCGACCGCGCTGTGGAGCGGCGTGCAGGCGCTGAACCAGCAGGCGCGCAACGCCTATGACCGCGCCGCGGCCACCTTCGGCGGCGCACGCACCGCGATGCTGGTGGCGAAGGACGGCGCGACCTTCCCGCAAAAATGGTTCGTCGATCTGCGCCGTGCCGGCTGGCCGGTGTCGCCGATGCTGGAGGGCCGCATCCAGATCGACGGACGCAGCTACCGCCTGCTCGGCGTCGAGCCGGTGACCTTGCCGACCGAAGTCGGCAACGCGCCGGCGGTCGCGCGCGGCAATCTGCAAGCCTTCGTCACGCCGCCCGGCGAGATGCTGGTGGCGCCGGAGACGTTGCGCGATCTCGGTCTCAAGCCAGGCGAGCGGCCACAGGCGAACGGCGTCGCACTGCCGCCGTTGCGCGTGCAGAGCGAGCTCACGCCGGGTGCGCTGGTGGTCGATATCGGCATCGCGCAGACTATCCTGAAACTGCCGGATCAGGTCTCGCGTCTGCTGGTCGGCAAGTCGAAGGCGCCGCGCGCGACGCTCGACAGCATCGTCGGCGACAAGCTCCGTCTGGTCGCGCCGAGCGCAGAGAGCGACCTCGAACGGCTCACCGACAGTTTCCATCTCAACCTCACCGCCTTCGGTCTGCTGTCGTTCTTCGTCGGCCTGTTCATCGTCAATTCCGCCGTCGGCCTCGCCTTCGAGCAGCGGCTGCCGATGCTGCGCACCTTGCGTGCCTGCGGCGTCTCGGCGCGGCTGCTCAACACCGTGCTTGTGATCGAGCTGGTGTCGCTGGCGCTGATCGCCGGCCTGATCGGCCTGGTCTGCGGCTATCTCATCGCGGCGGCGCTGCTGCCCGATGTCGCGGCGTCGCTGCGCGGCCTCTATGGCGCGCAGATCCCCGGCGAGCTTTCGCTCAAGCCTGCCTGGTGGTTCGCCGGCATCGCCATCAGCATTGTGGGCGCGCTCGCCGCGGCGGCCGCGAGCCTCGCCAAGGCGATCCGGATGCCGGTGCTGAGCACGGCGCAGCCGCAGGCCTGGCAGCAGGCGCAGCGGCGCTGGCTGATGGTCCAGAGCACGGCAGCGCTTGCCGTGTTCGCGGCCGCCGCCGGCCTGATCCGGTTCGGCGATTCGCTGATCGCGGGCTTTGCCGTGCTCGCCGCGCTGATGCTCGGCGCGGCGCTGATCCTGCCGATGGTGCTGCAGATCGCGCTCTCGCTCGGCCAGCGCAGCGCGCGCCAGCCTGTCAGCATCTGGTTCTGGGCCGACAGCCGCCAGCAGCTCTCCGGATTATCGCTGGCACTGATGGCGCTGCTGCTGGCGCTTGCGGTCAATGTCGGTGTCGGCACCATGGTGTCGAGCTTCAACCGCACCTTCCTGGTCTGGCTCGACGGCCGCCTCGCTGCCGACGTCTACATCAATGCGTCCAGCGACACCCAGGCCAAGGAGATCAAGGCATGGCTACGCGAGCGGCCCGAGGTCGAGGCGATCCTGCCCGGCGGCCGCGCCGACAGCCAATTCGGCGGCGCGCCGATCGAGGTGCTCGGCCTGCCCGATCACGCCATTTATCGCGACAACTGGCCGCTGCTCGATAGCGCCGCGAATGCCTGGGTGAAGCTGCGCCCCGGCGACACCTGCCTCGTCAGCGAGCAGCTGTCGCGACGGATGAAGCTCGGCCTCGGCGATCGCATCGAGGTGCCGACGCCTGGCGGACCCTGGCCGCTCGAGATCGTCGGCATCTATGCCGATTACGGCAACCCCAAGGGCCAGATCGCGGTCAATTTCGCCGCGCTGACGCGATACTTCCCGCAGACGCCGCTGACGCGGATGGGCCTGCGCGTCGTGCCGGACAAGATCCCGCCGCTGATCGCGGCGCTGCAGCAAAAATTCGAACTCGACGACCGTAACGTCGCCGACCAAGCGACGATGAAGGCGGAGTCAAAGCGGATCTTCAACCGCACCTTCTCAGTGACCGCGGCGCTCAATGCCTTCACGCTCGGCGTCGCCGGCATCGCGCTGTTGACCAGCCTGCTGACGCTCGCCAATTCGCGGCTGCCGCAGCTCGCGCCGCTGTGGGCGATCGGCCTGACGCGGCGGCGGCTCGCCGCGCTCGAGCTGCTGAAGACCATGGCGGTCGCGCTGATCACCGCGCTGTTCGCGCTGCCGCTCGGCCTTTTGGTGGCGTGGTGCCTGCTTGCGATCGTCAACGTCAAGGCGTTCGGCTGGCGGCTGCCGTTCCACGTATTCCCGCTGCAGCTGATCGAGCTGCTGGCGGTGGCGATGGCCGCGGCACTCTGTGCCGCAGCGCTCCCGGTCGCTAGACTGGCCCGCATGCAGCCGGCCAGGCTGATCAGGATCTTCGTCAATGAGCGCTAG
- a CDS encoding class I SAM-dependent methyltransferase, which produces MNRSIRRAAFSTAVAAAALLAIQAVRAEDAANPDYAAIVAAPDRSDADRQVDQRRQPAKMLAFAGVKPGMAILDMEASAGYSTELLARTVGPSGKIYAQDSAAVLERFVKDKFDTRAQKGAMKNVVHVVRNYDDPIPPEAKNLDMITFFFAYHDITYMEVDRAAMNRKMFAALKPGGFLIIADHSAKPGEGTSVAKTLHRIEESTLKQEVEAAGFKLAAEGDFLHHAEDPRDIPVFKAPVPIDEFVLKYQKPQ; this is translated from the coding sequence ATGAACAGATCGATCCGTCGCGCGGCCTTCAGCACCGCGGTCGCGGCCGCCGCCCTGCTCGCCATCCAGGCCGTTCGCGCCGAGGACGCCGCCAATCCGGACTACGCGGCGATCGTCGCCGCGCCCGACCGCAGCGACGCCGACCGGCAGGTCGACCAGCGCCGCCAGCCCGCAAAAATGCTGGCCTTTGCCGGCGTCAAACCCGGCATGGCGATCCTCGACATGGAGGCGAGCGCTGGCTACAGCACCGAGCTGTTGGCGCGTACCGTCGGCCCTTCCGGCAAGATCTATGCGCAGGACTCGGCTGCGGTGCTCGAGCGCTTCGTCAAGGACAAGTTCGACACCCGCGCCCAGAAGGGCGCGATGAAGAACGTCGTGCATGTCGTGCGCAACTATGACGACCCGATCCCGCCCGAGGCCAAGAACCTCGACATGATCACCTTCTTCTTCGCCTATCACGACATCACCTATATGGAGGTCGACCGCGCCGCGATGAACAGGAAGATGTTCGCCGCGCTGAAGCCCGGCGGCTTCCTCATCATCGCCGACCATTCGGCCAAGCCGGGCGAAGGCACGAGTGTCGCCAAGACGTTGCACCGGATCGAGGAGAGCACGTTGAAGCAGGAGGTCGAGGCCGCCGGCTTCAAGCTGGCCGCCGAGGGCGATTTCCTGCATCATGCTGAGGACCCCAGGGACATCCCCGTCTTCAAGGCGCCGGTGCCGATCGACGAGTTTGTCCTGAAGTACCAGAAGCCGCAGTGA